In one window of Electrophorus electricus isolate fEleEle1 chromosome 15, fEleEle1.pri, whole genome shotgun sequence DNA:
- the LOC113574718 gene encoding olfactory receptor 142-like, translating into MMENSSTEFMFLLHGLNDTMTNKHVYFAFGLLVYIMTVFVNLALVITVILDKTLHEPMYLFLCNLFVNGICGASAFYPKILVDLLSDSHVISFLACLIQIYLILCYTLCELICLTVMAYDRYVAICRPLEYLDIMTHQKAAKLLFFSWLFALLQTALGAWVTVRMPLCGNDIDKLYCSNWEVIKLSCTDLIIIDVYGNFLLLSLVFQVTFIIVSYIHIVRASLQSKTGKVKFMQTCLPHLITLTNFAVSLVFDGMYSRYGKSQTQQSLRNIFGIEFLVVPPLLNPIIYGMKQTEMRHQLVKMYKKIKALCQS; encoded by the coding sequence atgatggaaaattCCTCTACAGAGTTCATGTTTCTACTTCATGGACTGAatgacacaatgacaaacaaacatgtttacttTGCATTTGGTCTTCTTGTATATATTATGACAGTGTTTGTAAATTTGGCACTAGTTATCACAGTTATACTGGACAAGACACTTCATGAACCTATGTATCTGTTCTTATGCAATTTGTTTGTGAATGGAATATGTGGTGCATCTGCTTTCTATCCAAAGATCCTTGTTGATCTTTTATCAGACTCCCATGTTATCTCATTTTTAGCATGCctcatacaaatatatttgattttatgttATACTTTGTGTGAACTCATATGTCTAACTGTAATGGCATATGATCGATATGTGGCCATTTGCAGGCCTTTGGAATATCTGGACATTATGACACACCAGAAGGCTGCAAAACTGCTGTTTTTTAGTTGGCTCTTCGCCTTGCTGCAAACAGCCTTGGGGGCATGGGTGACAGTCAGAATGCCTTTATGTGGTAATGACATTGACAAGCTGTATTGCTCTAACTGGGAGGTTATTAAGCTATCTTGCACAGATTTGATTATAATTGATGTATATGGcaattttcttttactttctcttgTTTTCCAAGTTACATTTATCATTGTATCATATATTCACATTGTTAGAGCTTCTTTACAGTCCAAGACAGGGAAGGTTAAATTCATGCAGACTTGTCTTCCACATTTAATCACCCTTACAAACTTTGCAGTTTCTCTAGTCTTTGATGGCATGTACTCTCGCTATGGCAAAAGCCAAACGCAGCAATCTCTACGTAATATCTTTGGTATAGAGTTTCTTGTTGTACCTCCTCTCCTAAACCCCATAATATATGGAATGAAACAGACTGAGATGCGGCACCAGTTGGTGAAAATGTACAAGAAAATTAAAGCATTGTGTCAAAGCTAA
- the LOC113574692 gene encoding olfactory receptor 4E1-like: MMENSSTEFMFLLHGLNDTTTNKHFYFAFGLLVYIMTVFVNLALVITVILDKTLHEPMYLFLCNLFVNGICGASAFYPKILVDLLSDSHVISFVACLIQMYLILCYSLCELTCLTVMAYDRYVAICRPLEYLDIMTHQNIAKLLFFSWLFALLQTALGAWVTVRMPLCGNDIDKLYCSNWEVIKLSCTDLIMIDVYGYFLLLSLVFQITFIIVSYIHIVRASLQSKTGKVKFMQTCLPHLITLTNFAVSLVFDAMYSRYGKSQTQQSLRNIFGMEFLVVPPLLNPIIYGMKQTEMRHQLVKMYMKIKALSQS, translated from the coding sequence atgatggaaaattCCTCTACAGAGTTCATGTTTCTACTTCATGGACTGAAtgacacaacaacaaacaaacatttttactttgcaTTTGGTCTTCTTGTGTACATTATGACAGTGTTTGTAAATTTGGCACTAGTTATCACAGTTATTCTGGACAAGACACTTCATGAACCTATGTATCTGTTCTTATGCAATTTGTTTGTGAATGGAATATGTGGTGCATCTGCTTTCTATCCAAAGATCCTTGTTGATCTTTTATCAGACTCCCATGTTATCTCATTTGTAGCATGCctcatacaaatgtatttgattttaTGTTATAGTTTGTGTGAACTCACATGTCTAACTGTAATGGCATATGATCGATATGTGGCCATTTGTAGGCCTTTGGAATATCTGGACATTATGACTCACCAGAACATTGCAAAGCTGCTGTTTTTTAGTTGGCTCTTTGCCTTGTTGCAAACAGCCTTGGGGGCATGGGTGACAGTCAGAATGCCTTTATGTGGTAATGACATTGACAAGCTGTATTGCTCTAACTGGGAGGTTATTAAGCTATCTTGCACAGATTTGATTATGATTGATGTGTATGGctattttcttttactttctcttgttttccaaattacatttattattgtgtCATATATTCACATTGTTAGAGCTTCTTTACAGTCCAAGACAGGGAAGGTTAAATTCATGCAGACCTGTCTTCCACATTTAATCACCCTCACAAACTTTGCAGTTTCTCTAGTCTTTGATGCCATGTACTCTCGCTATGGCAAAAGCCAAACACAGCAATCTCTGCGTAATATCTTTGGTATGGAGTTTCTTGTTGTGCCTCCTCTCCTAAACCCAATAATATATGGAATGAAACAGACTGAGATGCGGCACCAGTTGGTGAAAATGTACATGAAAATTAAAGCATTGAGTCAAAGCTAA
- the LOC113574716 gene encoding olfactory receptor 142-like — protein MENSSKELMFVLHGLNDTMTNRQIYFAFGFAVYIMTLFVNLTLVITVILDKSLHEPMYLFICSLFVNGICGASAFYPKILADLLSDSHVISYTACLVQIYLIFCYAFCELTCLTVMAYDRYVAICKPLEYLCIMTHQKVVKLLTFSWLFSLLQTAIGVVLTAGMPLCGNDIDKLYCSNWEVVKLSCKDVTIMDVYGNFLILSNVLQVTFILVSYIHIIRASLQSRMGRIKFMQTCLPHLIALTNFTLSLIFDIMYSRFGKSQTQQALHNILGMEFLVVPPLLNPIIYGIKLTKLRHQIVKMYRMKFNTVSQR, from the coding sequence ATGGAAAATTCCTCCAAAGAGCTCATGTTTGTACTGCATGGATTGAatgacacaatgacaaacagacaaatttACTTTGCATTTGGATTTGCTGTCTATATTATGACATTGTTTGTGAATTTAACACTAGTCATAACTGTTATTCTGGATAAGTCACTTCATGAACCTATGTATCTGTTTATATGTAGTTTATTCGTAAATGGAATATGTGGTGCTTCTGCTTTCTATCCAAAGATCCTTGCTGATCTTTTATCAGACTCCCATGTTATATCATATACAGCATGCCTGGtacaaatatatttgattttctGTTATGCTTTTTGTGAACTCACATGTCTAACAGTCATGGCATATGACAGATATGTAGCTATTTGTAAGCCTTTGGAATATCTGTGCATTATGACACACCAGAAGGTTGTGAAACTGCTGACTTTTAGTTGGCTCTTCTCCTTACTGCAAACAGCCATTGGGGTTGTGCTGACAGCTGGAATGCCTTTATGTGGTAATGACATTGACAAGCTATATTGCTCTAATTGGGAGGTTGTTAAGCTATCTTGCAAAGATGTGACTATAATGGATGTGTATGGTAACTTTCTAATACTTTCTAATGTTCTCCAAGTAACATTTATACTTGTGTCATATATTCACATAATCAGAGCTTCTTTACAGTCCAGGATGGGGAGGATAAAATTTATGCAGACATGTCTTCCCCATTTAATCGCCCTCACAAACTTCACTCTTTCCCTCATCTTTGATATTATGTATTCACGTTTTGGTAAAAGTCAAACACAGCAAGCTCTACACAATATCTTGGGTATGGAGTTTCTTGTTGTGCCTCCTCTCCTAAATCCCATAATATATGGAATAAAACTAACCAAATTGCGACATCAGATTGTGAAAATGTACAGAATGAAATTCAACACAGTGAGTCAAAGATGA
- the LOC113574693 gene encoding olfactory receptor 4E1-like: MENSSREFMFVLHGLNETTTNRHIYFAFGLLVYIMTLFINLSLILIVILDKTLREPMYLFICNLFMNGICGASAFYPKILADLLTDSHIVSYTACLIQIYFIFCYAMSEFSCLTVMAYDRYVAICKPLEYLCIMTHQKVVKLLAFSWLFSLLQTSIGVGLTVRMPLCGNDIEKLYCSNWEVVKLFCSDMSIMDIYGDFLILSHVSQITFIIVSYIHIIRASLQTKTGRTKFMQTCLPHLISLTYFTFSLLFDVMYARHSKSQGPQALHNIMGMEFLVVPPLLNPVIYGMKLTQMRHQFVKMYITKIKAVRQG; encoded by the coding sequence ATGGAAAATTCCTCCAGAGAGTTTATGTTTGTACTTCATGGATTGAATGagacaacaacaaacagacataTTTACTTTGCATTTGGTCTTCTTGTCTATATTATGACACTGTTTATTAATTTGtcattaattttaattgttATTCTGGACAAGACACTTCGTGAACCTATGTATCTGTTTATATGCAATTTGTTCATGAATGGAATATGCGGTGCTTCAGCTTTCTATCCAAAAATCCTTGCTGATCTATTAACAGACTCCCATATTGTATCATATACAGCATGCCtgatacaaatatattttattttttgttatgctATGAGTGAATTCTCATGTCTAACAGTCATGGCATATGATAGGTATGTAGCTATTTGTAAGCCTTTGGAATATCTGTGTATTATGACACACCAGAAGGTTGTAAAGCTGCTGGCTTTTAGTTGGCTCTTCTCCTTACTCCAAACATCCATTGGGGTTGGGCTGACAGTTAGAATGCCTTTATGTGGTAATGACATTGAGAAGCTGTATTGCTCTAACTGGGAGGTTGTTAAACTATTTTGCAGCGATATGAGTATAATGGATATATACGGGGACTTCCTAATACTTTCTCATGTttcacaaataacatttatcATTGTGTCATATATTCACATCATCAGAGCTTCTTTACAGACCAAGACAGGGAGGACTAAATTCATGCAGACATGCCTTCCCCATTTAATCTCCCTCACATACTTCACCTTTTCTTTACTCTTTGATGTCATGTATGCTCGCCATAgcaagagccaaggaccacaAGCTCTGCACAATATAATGGGGATGGAGTTTCTTGTTGTGCCTCCCCTCCTAAACCCAGTAATATATGGAATGAAACTAACCCAGATGCGTCACCAGTTTGTGAAAATGTACATCACCAAAATCAAagcagtgagacagggctgA
- the LOC113574715 gene encoding olfactory receptor 4E1-like, with translation MMENSSTEFMFLLHGVNDTRTNKHVYFAFGLLVYIMTVFVNLALVSTVILDKTLHEPMYLFLCNLFVNGICGASAFYPKILVDLFSDSHFISFLACLIQIYLILCYSLCELTCLNVMAYDRYVAICRPLEYLDIMTHQKVAKLVFFSWLFALLQTALGAWVTVRMPLCGNDIDKLYCSNWEVIKLSCTDLIIIDVYGNFLLLSLVFQVTFIIVSYIHIVRASLQSKTGKVKFMQTCLPHLITLTNFAVSLVFDAMYSRYGKSQTQQSLCNIFGIEFLVVPPLLNPIIYGMKQTEMRHQLVKMYKKIKALSQS, from the coding sequence atgatggaaaattCCTCTACAGAGTTCATGTTTCTACTTCATGGAGTGAATGacacaagaacaaacaaacatgtttacttTGCATTTGGTCTTCTTGTGTACATTATGACAGTGTTTGTAAATTTGGCACTAGTTAGCACAGTTATTCTGGACAAGACACTTCATGAACCTATGTATCTGTTCTTATGCAATTTGTTTGTGAATGGAATATGTGGTGCATCTGCTTTCTATCCAAAGATCCTTGTTGATCTTTTTTCAGACTCCCATTTTATCTCATTTTTAGCATGCctcatacaaatatatttgattttatgttATAGTTTGTGTGAACTCACATGTCTAAATGTAATGGCATATGATCGATATGTGGCCATTTGCAGGCCTTTGGAATATCTGGACATTATGACACACCAGAAGGTTGCAAAACTGGTGTTTTTTAGTTGGCTCTTCGCCTTGCTGCAAACAGCCTTGGGGGCATGGGTGACAGTCAGAATGCCTTTATGTGGTAATGACATTGACAAGCTGTATTGCTCTAATTGGGAGGTTATTAAGCTATCTTGCACAGATTTGATTATAATTGATGTGTATGGcaattttcttttactttctcttgTTTTCCAAGTTACATTTATCATTGTATCATATATTCACATTGTTAGAGCTTCTTTACAGTCCAAGACAGGGAAGGTTAAATTCATGCAGACCTGTCTTCCACATTTAATCACCCTCACAAACTTTGCAGTTTCTCTAGTCTTTGATGCCATGTACTCTCGCTATGGCAAAAGCCAAACGCAGCAATCTCTATGTAATATCTTTGGTATAGAGTTTCTTGTTGTACCTCCTCTCCTAAACCCCATAATATATGGAATGAAACAGACTGAGATGCGGCACCAGTTGGTGAAAATGTACAAGAAAATTAAAGCATTGAGTCAAAGCTAA